The following coding sequences lie in one Cronobacter universalis NCTC 9529 genomic window:
- the zntA gene encoding Zn(II)/Cd(II)/Pb(II) translocating P-type ATPase ZntA: MRNPSEKRHATPQFAKMTPIPAPQKPAISNADCCESGACETSPAVETTGALSWQVAGMDCAACARKVENAVRQVPEVRQVQVLFATEKLVVDAPASQREAIEQAVRAAGYTLRDAHVPAPAAPSGLRENLPIIVIAIFMALSWALEQFHPLAGRIAFTVTTLVRLFPVARQAWRLIRSGNPFAIETLMSVAATGALIIGASEEAAMVLLLFLVGERLEGWAANRARSGVSALVALRPETAVRLRGDARETVSISDLQPGDVIEVAAGGRLPADGKLIAAAASFDESALTGESLPVERQPGEKVPAGATSVDRLVSLEVTSRPGDSAIDRILHLIEEAESKRAPIERFIDRFSRLYTPAIMAAALLTAIMPPLLFAAPWLPWVYKALALLLIGCPCALVISTPAAITSGLAAATRFGALIKGGAALEALGRVEQIAFDKTGTLTAGTPQVTAVDPVDGLEAEALLAYAAAVERGSTHPLAQAVVREANARGVATLRAGAQRTLAGAGVEAQVEGRLLRISAPDKVTIELPAEWQARIREQEAQGQTVIVVTASDRLLGTLALRDTQRADARDAVEKLRALGVGSVMLTGDNPRAAAAIATELGIDYRAGLLPADKVTAVNELNARAPLAVVGDGINDAPAMKAATIGIAMGSGTDVALEAADAALTHNRLEALPEMIALARATHRNIRQNIAIALGLKAVFLVTTLLGLTGLWLAVLADTGATVLVTANALRLLRKRG; this comes from the coding sequence ATGCGCAACCCTTCTGAAAAACGCCACGCGACACCGCAGTTCGCGAAAATGACGCCGATCCCTGCCCCGCAAAAACCCGCCATCAGCAACGCTGACTGCTGCGAAAGCGGCGCCTGTGAGACGTCGCCTGCGGTGGAAACGACCGGCGCGCTGAGCTGGCAGGTCGCCGGTATGGACTGCGCCGCCTGCGCGCGCAAAGTGGAAAACGCGGTGCGGCAGGTGCCCGAAGTGCGTCAGGTCCAGGTGCTGTTCGCGACCGAAAAACTGGTAGTGGACGCCCCCGCCTCGCAGCGTGAGGCCATCGAACAGGCGGTACGCGCCGCCGGTTATACGCTACGCGACGCTCATGTGCCTGCCCCGGCAGCGCCTTCAGGCTTGCGGGAAAACCTGCCGATTATCGTTATCGCCATCTTTATGGCGCTGAGCTGGGCGCTGGAACAGTTCCATCCGCTGGCGGGCCGTATCGCGTTTACCGTTACCACGCTGGTCAGGCTGTTCCCGGTCGCGCGTCAGGCCTGGCGGCTTATCCGCAGCGGCAACCCGTTCGCCATTGAAACGCTGATGAGCGTGGCCGCCACCGGCGCGCTGATTATCGGCGCCAGTGAAGAAGCGGCGATGGTGCTGCTGCTCTTTTTAGTCGGCGAGCGGCTCGAAGGCTGGGCGGCGAACCGCGCGCGCAGCGGCGTCAGCGCGCTGGTGGCGTTACGACCGGAAACGGCCGTGCGTTTGCGCGGCGACGCGCGTGAAACCGTGTCGATAAGCGACCTCCAGCCCGGCGATGTGATTGAAGTGGCCGCAGGCGGCAGGCTTCCGGCGGACGGCAAGTTGATCGCCGCGGCGGCAAGTTTCGATGAGAGCGCGCTGACCGGCGAATCGCTGCCGGTCGAGCGCCAGCCGGGCGAAAAAGTGCCTGCGGGCGCGACCAGCGTCGATCGTCTGGTGTCGCTTGAAGTCACGTCACGCCCCGGCGACAGCGCCATTGACCGCATTCTGCATCTGATCGAAGAGGCGGAATCGAAACGCGCGCCGATCGAGCGCTTTATCGATCGCTTCAGCCGCCTCTATACCCCGGCCATTATGGCGGCGGCGCTGTTGACGGCGATTATGCCGCCGCTGTTGTTTGCCGCGCCCTGGCTGCCGTGGGTTTACAAAGCGCTGGCGCTGCTGCTGATTGGCTGCCCGTGCGCGCTGGTGATCTCGACGCCTGCGGCGATCACCTCGGGCCTTGCCGCCGCCACGCGTTTCGGCGCGCTGATCAAAGGCGGCGCTGCGCTGGAGGCGCTGGGGCGCGTTGAACAGATCGCTTTCGATAAAACCGGCACGCTGACAGCGGGTACGCCGCAGGTCACGGCGGTCGATCCGGTTGACGGGCTGGAAGCGGAAGCGCTGCTGGCGTACGCCGCAGCCGTTGAGCGGGGCAGCACGCATCCGCTGGCGCAGGCGGTGGTGCGCGAGGCGAACGCGCGCGGCGTGGCGACGCTGCGCGCCGGTGCGCAGCGCACGCTGGCGGGCGCGGGGGTTGAAGCGCAGGTGGAGGGCCGCCTGCTTCGCATCAGCGCGCCGGATAAAGTGACTATTGAGCTTCCCGCGGAGTGGCAGGCGCGCATCCGCGAGCAGGAAGCGCAGGGCCAGACGGTGATCGTGGTGACCGCAAGCGATCGGCTTCTCGGCACGCTGGCGCTTCGCGATACGCAACGCGCCGACGCGCGCGACGCGGTGGAGAAACTCCGGGCGCTGGGCGTGGGGAGCGTGATGCTGACCGGCGATAACCCGCGCGCGGCGGCGGCAATTGCCACAGAGTTGGGAATAGACTATCGCGCCGGGCTACTGCCTGCGGATAAGGTGACGGCGGTCAATGAGCTTAACGCCCGCGCGCCGCTGGCGGTGGTCGGCGACGGTATCAACGATGCGCCGGCGATGAAAGCCGCGACCATCGGTATTGCGATGGGCAGCGGCACCGATGTGGCGCTGGAAGCCGCCGACGCGGCGCTGACGCACAACCGGCTGGAGGCGCTGCCGGAGATGATCGCGCTTGCCCGCGCCACGCACCGCAATATTCGCCAGAACATCGCGATTGCGCTGGGGTTAAAGGCCGTTTTCCTGGTGACGACGCTGCTCGGGTTGACCGGCCTGTGGCTGGCCGTGCTGGCCGATACGGGTGCTACGGTGCTGGTGACCGCCAATGCGTTAAGGCTGTTGCGTAAACGCGGCTGA
- a CDS encoding TRAP transporter large permease — translation MDAFILLATLAVLLALGMPVAFAVGLSAIVGALWIDLPLEALMIQITSGVNKFTLLAIPFFILAGAIMAEGGIARRLVNFAYLFVGFIRGGLSLVNIVASTFFGAISGSSVADTASIGSVMIPEMEKKGYPREYAAAVTASGSVQAILIPPSHNSVIYSLAAGGTVSIATLFIAGVLPGLLLGLSLMVLCIAFARRRGYPKGERIPLRQALKIFIDALWGLMTVVIILGGILTGVFTATESAAVACLWAFFVTMFIYRDYQWSELPKLMFRTVKTVTIVMILIGFAAAFGAVMTYMQLPTRITEFFTTLSDNKYVILMYLNIMLLLIGTLMDMAPIILILTPVLLPVTNQLGIDPVHFGMIMMVNLGIGLITPPVGSVLFVASAVSKQNIETVVRAMLPFYGVLLIVLAMVTYIPAISLWLPRILGMM, via the coding sequence ATGGACGCATTTATCTTACTGGCCACGCTGGCGGTGTTGCTGGCGCTCGGGATGCCGGTCGCTTTCGCGGTGGGCCTGAGCGCCATCGTGGGCGCGCTCTGGATAGACCTGCCGCTGGAAGCGTTGATGATCCAGATAACCAGCGGCGTTAACAAATTCACGCTGCTGGCGATCCCGTTTTTTATCCTGGCGGGCGCGATTATGGCCGAAGGCGGTATCGCCCGACGGCTGGTGAACTTCGCCTATCTGTTCGTGGGCTTTATCCGCGGCGGGCTGTCGCTGGTGAATATTGTCGCCTCGACGTTTTTCGGCGCGATTTCCGGCTCGTCGGTGGCGGATACCGCGTCTATCGGCAGCGTGATGATCCCGGAGATGGAAAAGAAAGGCTACCCGCGAGAATACGCCGCGGCGGTCACGGCGAGCGGCTCGGTGCAGGCGATTCTTATCCCGCCCAGCCATAACTCGGTTATCTATTCGCTGGCGGCGGGCGGCACTGTGTCTATCGCGACGCTGTTTATCGCGGGCGTGTTGCCGGGGCTGCTGCTGGGACTGAGCCTGATGGTGCTCTGCATCGCCTTCGCGCGGCGGCGCGGCTACCCGAAAGGCGAGCGTATTCCGCTCAGGCAGGCGCTGAAAATTTTCATCGATGCGCTGTGGGGGCTGATGACGGTCGTGATTATCCTGGGCGGCATTCTCACCGGCGTGTTTACCGCGACGGAGTCGGCGGCGGTGGCGTGCCTGTGGGCGTTTTTCGTGACGATGTTTATTTACCGCGATTACCAATGGAGCGAGCTGCCAAAGCTGATGTTCCGCACCGTGAAAACGGTGACGATCGTGATGATCCTCATCGGTTTTGCGGCGGCGTTCGGCGCGGTGATGACCTATATGCAACTGCCGACGCGCATTACGGAATTTTTCACGACGCTGTCGGATAACAAATACGTCATTCTGATGTACCTCAATATCATGCTGCTGCTTATCGGCACGCTGATGGACATGGCGCCGATCATTTTGATCCTGACGCCGGTGCTGTTGCCGGTCACCAATCAGCTAGGCATCGATCCGGTGCATTTCGGGATGATCATGATGGTGAATCTCGGGATCGGGTTGATTACGCCGCCGGTGGGGTCGGTGCTGTTTGTGGCGAGCGCCGTGAGTAAGCAGAATATCGAAACCGTGGTGCGCGCCATGCTGCCGTTCTATGGCGTGCTGCTTATTGTGCTGGCGATGGTGACTTACATTCCGGCCATTTCGCTCTGGCTGCCGCGGATATTAGGGATGATGTAA
- a CDS encoding TRAP transporter small permease, with the protein MSRFLVWMDRLYLLAMMVAGFALLIMTVVIPIGIFSRYVLNRGESWPEPVAIICMVTFTFIGAAVGYRAGSHIAVNMLTDRLPPFAQRVCARAVDLLMLIISAVMFYYSALLCMELWEQPVAEFPVLTSGESYLPLPIGSAVMILFVIERLLWGSQENRPVVLIGNHS; encoded by the coding sequence ATGTCCCGATTTCTGGTCTGGATGGATCGCCTGTACCTGCTCGCCATGATGGTGGCCGGGTTCGCGCTGTTGATCATGACGGTCGTGATCCCGATAGGGATTTTCTCGCGTTACGTGCTCAACCGGGGAGAATCCTGGCCTGAGCCGGTCGCTATTATCTGCATGGTGACGTTTACCTTCATCGGCGCGGCGGTGGGCTACCGCGCGGGCTCGCATATCGCGGTGAACATGCTGACCGATCGCCTGCCGCCGTTTGCGCAGCGGGTCTGCGCGCGCGCGGTCGATCTGCTGATGCTCATCATTTCCGCGGTCATGTTTTACTACAGCGCCCTGTTGTGCATGGAGCTGTGGGAGCAGCCCGTCGCGGAATTTCCGGTCCTGACCTCCGGAGAAAGCTATCTGCCGCTGCCCATCGGCTCGGCGGTGATGATTCTGTTCGTCATCGAGCGGCTGCTGTGGGGCTCTCAGGAGAACCGCCCGGTCGTGCTCATTGGCAACCATAGCTAG
- a CDS encoding TRAP transporter substrate-binding protein: MKKRFIPALAGLCLSTASLLFAPALHAQVIKAADVHPQGYPNVVAVQNMGEKLKQQTNGELEIKTFPGGVLGDEKQMIEQAQMGAIDMIRVSMAPVAAILPEIEVFTLPYVFRDEEHMHKVIDGDIGKQIGDKLTSNPKSRLVFLGWMDSGTRNLITKNPVVKPDELKGMKIRVQGSPVAIGTLKAMGANAVAMGVSEVYSGLQTGVIDGAENNPPTYIAHNYLPVAKHYTLSGHFIIPEMLLYSKVKWDKLKPEQQQKILTLAREAQMEQRALWNAYNTQALDKMKAGGVQFHDIDKAYFVKATAPVRDQYGAKHQDLMKAIADVK, encoded by the coding sequence ATGAAAAAGCGATTTATCCCGGCCCTGGCCGGTCTTTGCCTCTCCACCGCGTCACTGCTGTTTGCGCCCGCTCTGCATGCGCAAGTGATTAAAGCGGCCGATGTTCACCCGCAGGGATACCCGAATGTCGTCGCCGTGCAAAACATGGGTGAAAAGTTAAAACAACAAACCAACGGCGAGCTGGAAATTAAAACGTTTCCGGGCGGCGTGCTGGGCGATGAGAAGCAGATGATCGAACAGGCGCAAATGGGCGCAATCGACATGATCCGCGTTTCAATGGCGCCAGTCGCGGCGATTTTGCCGGAGATCGAAGTGTTTACGCTGCCGTATGTGTTTCGTGATGAAGAGCATATGCACAAGGTCATTGATGGCGATATCGGCAAGCAAATCGGCGATAAACTCACCAGCAACCCGAAATCGCGGCTGGTCTTTTTAGGCTGGATGGACTCCGGCACCCGCAATTTAATCACCAAAAACCCGGTCGTGAAGCCGGACGAGCTCAAGGGCATGAAAATCCGCGTACAGGGGAGTCCGGTCGCCATTGGCACGCTGAAAGCGATGGGCGCGAACGCCGTGGCGATGGGGGTGAGCGAAGTCTACAGCGGCCTGCAAACCGGCGTTATCGACGGCGCTGAAAACAACCCGCCGACCTATATCGCCCATAACTACCTGCCGGTCGCGAAGCATTACACCCTGAGCGGCCACTTTATTATCCCCGAAATGCTGCTCTACTCGAAAGTGAAGTGGGACAAGCTCAAGCCCGAGCAGCAGCAGAAAATCCTGACGCTCGCCCGCGAGGCGCAAATGGAACAGCGTGCGCTGTGGAATGCCTATAACACGCAGGCGCTCGACAAAATGAAAGCGGGCGGCGTGCAGTTCCACGACATCGATAAGGCGTATTTCGTGAAAGCGACCGCGCCGGTACGCGACCAGTATGGCGCGAAGCATCAGGATCTGATGAAAGCCATCGCTGACGTCAAATAA
- the tusA gene encoding sulfurtransferase TusA, with translation MTDLFAHPDHTLDALGLRCPEPVMMVRKTVRNMQPGETLLIVADDPATTRDIPGFCRFMEHELVASQTETLPYRYLLRKNQ, from the coding sequence ATGACCGATCTGTTCGCCCACCCTGACCATACCCTGGACGCCCTCGGGCTGCGCTGCCCTGAGCCGGTAATGATGGTGCGTAAAACCGTGCGTAATATGCAGCCCGGCGAAACGCTGCTGATCGTGGCCGATGATCCGGCGACGACGCGCGATATCCCTGGCTTCTGCCGCTTTATGGAGCATGAACTGGTGGCCTCGCAAACCGAAACGCTGCCGTATCGCTACCTGCTGCGCAAAAATCAGTAA
- a CDS encoding 7-cyano-7-deazaguanine/7-aminomethyl-7-deazaguanine transporter gives MTPFTSGQRRNALVWLSLFHLLVITSSNYLVQLPVSIFGFHTTWGAFSFPFIFLATDLTVRIFGAPLARRIIFAVMVPALLVSYVISSLFYMGSWQGFGALSHFNLFVARIATASFMAYALGQILDVHVFNRLRQSPRWWLAPGASLLLGNVSDTLSFFFIAFWRSPDPFMAEHWMEIALVDYTFKVLISLVFFLPMYGVLLNMLLKKLADKSDFRVLQRG, from the coding sequence ATGACTCCCTTTACCTCTGGTCAGCGCCGCAACGCGCTCGTCTGGCTGTCGTTGTTTCATTTGCTGGTGATCACCTCCAGCAACTATCTGGTGCAGCTGCCGGTCTCCATTTTTGGTTTTCACACCACCTGGGGCGCGTTTAGCTTTCCGTTTATTTTCCTCGCCACCGATCTGACCGTGCGCATTTTTGGCGCGCCGCTGGCTCGCCGCATTATTTTCGCCGTGATGGTGCCTGCGCTGCTGGTCTCCTACGTGATCTCCTCGCTGTTTTATATGGGGAGCTGGCAAGGGTTTGGCGCGCTCTCGCACTTCAATCTGTTCGTCGCGCGCATCGCGACCGCGAGCTTTATGGCCTATGCGCTGGGGCAGATCCTCGACGTGCATGTCTTTAACCGTCTGCGCCAAAGCCCGCGCTGGTGGCTGGCGCCGGGCGCGTCCTTGCTGCTCGGCAACGTCAGCGATACGCTGTCATTTTTCTTTATCGCCTTCTGGCGCAGCCCGGACCCGTTCATGGCCGAACACTGGATGGAGATCGCGCTGGTGGATTACACCTTCAAGGTGCTTATCAGCCTGGTGTTCTTCCTGCCGATGTATGGCGTGCTGCTGAATATGCTGTTGAAAAAGCTGGCGGATAAATCCGATTTCCGCGTGCTGCAGCGCGGTTAA
- a CDS encoding DcrB family lipoprotein, with amino-acid sequence MRNLVKYVGIGLLVMGLAACDNKDSNAPASAGASQSEASGQPVSLLDGKLSFSLPADMSDQSGKVGTQANNMHVYSDQTGQKAVIVIVGEKSQESLEVLAKRLEDQQRARDPQLQVVTNKAIEIKGQKMQQLDTVISAKGQTAYSSVVLGNVDDKLLTLQITLPADNQQQAQSTAENIINTIVVK; translated from the coding sequence ATGCGCAATCTGGTGAAATATGTCGGTATTGGCCTGCTGGTGATGGGGCTTGCCGCCTGCGATAACAAAGACAGCAACGCGCCGGCCAGCGCCGGTGCCTCACAGAGCGAAGCTTCCGGCCAGCCAGTCAGCCTGCTGGACGGCAAACTGAGCTTCTCCCTGCCGGCGGATATGAGCGATCAGAGCGGTAAAGTGGGCACCCAGGCGAACAACATGCATGTCTACTCCGATCAGACCGGCCAGAAAGCCGTGATCGTCATCGTCGGCGAGAAAAGCCAGGAATCACTGGAAGTGCTGGCGAAACGTCTGGAAGACCAGCAGCGCGCCCGCGACCCGCAGCTGCAGGTCGTGACCAATAAAGCGATTGAAATCAAAGGCCAGAAGATGCAGCAGCTCGATACCGTCATCTCCGCCAAAGGCCAGACCGCTTACTCCTCCGTGGTGCTGGGCAATGTCGATGACAAACTGCTGACCCTGCAAATCACGCTGCCTGCCGATAACCAGCAGCAGGCGCAGAGCACCGCAGAGAACATCATCAATACCATCGTGGTGAAGTAA
- a CDS encoding MFS transporter — MPDASAEPALSGLRLNLKIVSIVIFNFATFLTIGLPLAVLPGYVHDVMGFSPFWAGLVISLQYIATLISRPHAGRYADLWGPKTVVIVGMFGCLLSGASYFLAWWGGGLPLVSLALLCLGRVVLGFGQSCAGTGSTLWGVGVVGSAHIGKVISWNGVVTYGAMAVGAPLGALLYRLGGLPLVAGVIMGVALLGIVLALPRPAVKASKGKPLPFRAVLGKVWPFGMALALTTSGFGVIATFITLFYQAKGWDGAAFALTLFSGAFVGTRLLFPNAINRLGGINVTLICGVVETAGLLLVGLAVEPWMAKAGTFLAGAGFSLVFPALGVVAVKAVPQSNQGAALATYTLFMDLSLGITGPAAGVLMAWAGVPAIYLAAAGLVLLAILLSAQLKKRPAP; from the coding sequence ATGCCGGATGCAAGTGCCGAACCCGCGTTAAGCGGCCTGCGGCTGAACCTGAAAATCGTCTCCATCGTTATCTTCAATTTCGCTACCTTCCTGACCATCGGCCTGCCGCTCGCGGTACTGCCGGGCTATGTCCATGACGTGATGGGATTTAGCCCGTTCTGGGCGGGGTTGGTCATCAGCCTTCAGTATATCGCCACGCTGATAAGTCGTCCTCATGCCGGGCGCTACGCCGATCTCTGGGGGCCGAAAACCGTGGTCATTGTCGGCATGTTCGGCTGTCTGCTGAGCGGCGCGAGCTATTTTCTGGCGTGGTGGGGCGGCGGCTTGCCGCTGGTATCTCTGGCGCTGCTGTGTCTCGGTCGTGTGGTGCTGGGCTTTGGGCAGAGCTGCGCGGGCACCGGCTCGACGCTCTGGGGCGTCGGCGTGGTCGGTTCGGCGCATATCGGCAAAGTGATCTCCTGGAACGGCGTGGTCACCTACGGCGCGATGGCCGTGGGCGCGCCGCTCGGGGCGCTACTGTACCGTCTGGGCGGCCTGCCGCTGGTGGCGGGCGTTATTATGGGCGTGGCGCTGCTCGGGATTGTGTTAGCGCTGCCGCGTCCGGCGGTGAAGGCGAGTAAGGGCAAACCGCTGCCGTTTCGCGCGGTGCTCGGCAAGGTCTGGCCGTTCGGCATGGCGCTGGCGCTCACCACTTCCGGCTTCGGGGTGATCGCCACGTTTATCACGCTGTTCTATCAGGCGAAAGGCTGGGACGGCGCGGCCTTCGCCCTGACGCTCTTCAGCGGCGCGTTTGTCGGCACGCGCTTGCTATTCCCTAACGCGATTAACCGGCTGGGCGGCATTAACGTGACGCTAATCTGCGGCGTGGTGGAAACGGCTGGGCTGCTGCTGGTTGGGCTGGCGGTGGAGCCGTGGATGGCGAAAGCGGGGACGTTTCTCGCAGGCGCAGGCTTCTCGCTGGTCTTCCCTGCGCTCGGCGTCGTGGCGGTGAAGGCGGTGCCCCAGAGCAACCAGGGCGCGGCGCTCGCCACCTATACGCTGTTTATGGATCTGTCGCTCGGGATAACCGGGCCGGCGGCAGGCGTGCTGATGGCCTGGGCGGGCGTACCGGCGATTTATCTGGCGGCGGCGGGGCTGGTGTTGCTCGCCATTCTGTTAAGCGCGCAGTTAAAAAAACGGCCCGCCCCGTAA
- a CDS encoding AI-2E family transporter gives MIGPQRPQPPQQDKVGLHMLQKLAALVIILAGIHAAADMIVPLLLALFLAIVLNPLVTWFMRRGFRRPVAITIVVFVMLIGLTLLLGVLAASFNEFIALMPKYNKELTRKLLHLQEMVPFMHLHLSPERMLQRMDSDKMMTFATTLMTQLSGAMASVVLLVMTVVFMLFEVRHVPYKLRFALSNPQLHIAGLHRALKGVSHYLALKTLISLWTGVIIWLGLTLLDIQFALMWGVLGFLLNYIPNIGAVLSAIPPMIQALLFNGVYEVVMVGVLFLLVHMILGNIVEPRMMGHRLGMSTMVVFLSLLFWGWLLGPVGMLLSVPLTSVCKIWMETTHGGSKIAVLLGPGRPKTRLPG, from the coding sequence ATGATTGGTCCACAACGACCCCAACCCCCCCAACAAGATAAAGTTGGCCTGCACATGCTGCAAAAGCTGGCGGCGCTGGTGATTATTCTGGCCGGTATTCACGCCGCGGCGGATATGATTGTCCCGCTGCTGCTGGCGCTGTTTCTGGCGATTGTACTCAACCCTCTGGTGACCTGGTTTATGCGCCGGGGCTTTCGCCGCCCTGTCGCGATAACTATCGTCGTATTTGTGATGCTGATAGGCCTGACGCTGCTGTTAGGCGTGCTGGCGGCGTCGTTTAATGAATTTATCGCGTTAATGCCGAAATATAATAAGGAACTGACGCGAAAACTGCTGCATCTTCAGGAAATGGTGCCGTTTATGCATCTGCATCTTTCGCCGGAGCGTATGCTGCAACGCATGGATTCCGACAAGATGATGACCTTCGCCACCACGCTGATGACGCAACTCTCCGGCGCGATGGCGAGCGTCGTGCTGCTGGTGATGACGGTGGTCTTTATGCTGTTTGAAGTGCGCCATGTGCCTTATAAGCTGCGTTTTGCGCTCTCTAACCCGCAACTGCATATCGCCGGGCTGCATCGCGCCTTAAAAGGCGTCAGCCACTATCTGGCGTTAAAAACGCTCATCAGCCTCTGGACCGGCGTGATCATCTGGCTCGGCCTGACGCTACTCGACATCCAGTTCGCGCTGATGTGGGGCGTGCTTGGGTTTCTGCTCAATTATATTCCCAACATCGGCGCGGTGCTCTCGGCAATACCGCCCATGATCCAGGCGCTGCTGTTCAATGGCGTGTATGAAGTCGTCATGGTGGGGGTGTTGTTCCTGCTGGTGCATATGATCCTGGGGAATATCGTGGAGCCGCGTATGATGGGCCACCGTCTCGGGATGTCCACGATGGTGGTGTTCCTCTCCCTGCTGTTCTGGGGGTGGTTACTCGGGCCGGTCGGCATGCTGCTTTCGGTGCCGCTTACCAGCGTCTGTAAAATCTGGATGGAAACCACGCACGGCGGCAGCAAAATCGCCGTCCTGCTTGGCCCCGGCCGCCCGAAAACCCGGCTACCGGGGTAG
- a CDS encoding NlpC/P60 family protein, with the protein MRFLMMFFYFTSLLAAPAFSAARPPSWHSHDAAPGYSWHFAETAPQPPRLKRALLNRYAGWKGTRYHLGGTTHRGVDCSALMQHLFAESASVSLPRTTSQQIRKGTAVRKTALQPGDLVFFSTSPRQRHVGVYIGDNQFIHASKEKGVTISSLSNGYWRARYLAARRVV; encoded by the coding sequence ATGCGTTTTTTAATGATGTTTTTTTATTTTACCTCACTGCTTGCAGCCCCGGCGTTTAGCGCCGCGCGGCCCCCGTCCTGGCATTCTCACGATGCCGCCCCTGGCTATTCCTGGCATTTCGCAGAGACTGCGCCGCAACCTCCGCGGCTGAAACGCGCATTATTAAACCGCTACGCGGGCTGGAAGGGCACCCGTTATCACCTGGGCGGCACGACGCACCGCGGCGTCGATTGCTCCGCGCTGATGCAGCATCTGTTTGCCGAATCGGCGAGCGTTTCACTACCGCGCACGACCTCGCAGCAGATCAGAAAGGGCACAGCGGTAAGAAAAACGGCGCTGCAACCGGGCGATCTGGTGTTTTTCAGCACCAGCCCGCGACAGCGCCATGTGGGGGTCTATATCGGCGATAATCAGTTTATCCACGCCTCGAAAGAGAAAGGCGTAACCATCTCCAGCCTCAGCAACGGCTACTGGCGCGCGCGTTATCTCGCGGCGCGCCGCGTGGTGTGA
- a CDS encoding glutamine synthetase family protein: MFSFALTPWFKTPSPTAAPSDQEPMMFSTLLNTWMLAGAAHGAPVSFRQEADAYLREYPHTRHVDIYLHDLNGCRRGKRISAGSLRALAQGCYFPLSVYAMDREGHVVESAIARHEPDRLCLPVSGTLRPCASDPAHHAQLLLAMQDPDGAGCALEPRVVLERLLAQFHARGIYPVIAPEVEFYLQAVDGAPPTSRCFDIDMPGRDNALLEAMETEARRQGLPVCGIVAEAEAGQFELNFNHTPRVVEMCDRVLAARRLVHQVAEKQGYFASFMAKPRSELAGSGLHVHISLNDAQGNNLFAGDTDTPNVMMRRSLSGLLALMPASVALVTPGANAFRRLRKSLNEPLFSSWGYNDRSAALRLPCADTARQRIEYRLASADANPYLVAAAALAGILYGLDHPLTLPEAGVSTDLPALPLFWPDALARFQEAEWLRQQLGGPFSDAWLACKRQELARFESEVTDAEKRAHHH, encoded by the coding sequence ATGTTTTCCTTTGCTCTTACTCCCTGGTTTAAAACCCCGAGCCCGACAGCGGCGCCTTCCGATCAGGAACCGATGATGTTCTCTACATTGCTGAATACCTGGATGCTGGCGGGCGCGGCGCACGGCGCGCCGGTCTCTTTTCGCCAGGAAGCCGACGCTTACCTGCGGGAATATCCGCATACCCGCCACGTCGATATTTATCTGCATGACCTGAACGGCTGCCGCCGCGGCAAGCGTATCAGCGCCGGGAGCCTGCGCGCGCTCGCCCAGGGCTGCTACTTTCCGCTGTCGGTCTATGCCATGGATAGGGAAGGGCACGTTGTTGAAAGCGCTATCGCCCGGCACGAGCCGGACAGGCTCTGCCTGCCGGTGAGCGGCACGCTGCGCCCCTGCGCGAGCGATCCAGCGCATCACGCCCAGTTGCTGCTCGCGATGCAGGACCCCGACGGCGCAGGCTGCGCGCTGGAGCCGCGCGTCGTGCTGGAGCGCCTGCTGGCGCAGTTCCACGCGCGCGGCATCTACCCGGTGATAGCGCCGGAGGTGGAATTTTATCTGCAGGCCGTGGACGGCGCGCCGCCGACGTCGCGCTGTTTTGATATCGATATGCCGGGCCGCGACAACGCGCTGCTGGAAGCGATGGAAACCGAAGCGCGGCGTCAGGGGCTGCCTGTCTGCGGCATTGTGGCGGAAGCGGAAGCCGGCCAGTTCGAGCTCAATTTTAACCACACCCCGCGCGTGGTGGAGATGTGCGATCGGGTGCTGGCGGCGCGGCGGCTGGTGCATCAGGTGGCGGAAAAACAGGGTTACTTCGCAAGCTTTATGGCCAAACCGCGTTCTGAGCTGGCAGGCAGCGGCCTGCATGTACACATCAGCCTGAACGACGCGCAGGGCAATAATCTTTTCGCCGGTGATACTGACACCCCAAACGTCATGATGCGCCGCAGCCTGAGCGGCCTGCTGGCGCTGATGCCCGCAAGCGTCGCGCTGGTCACGCCGGGCGCGAATGCCTTCCGGCGGCTGCGTAAGAGCTTGAACGAACCGCTGTTTTCCTCGTGGGGCTATAACGATCGCTCGGCGGCGCTGCGCCTGCCCTGCGCGGATACAGCGCGTCAGCGCATCGAATACCGGCTCGCGAGCGCCGACGCCAACCCGTATCTCGTGGCGGCGGCGGCCCTCGCGGGCATTCTCTATGGCCTTGATCATCCGTTAACGCTCCCGGAAGCGGGCGTAAGCACTGATTTGCCTGCGCTGCCGCTCTTCTGGCCGGACGCGCTCGCGCGTTTTCAGGAGGCGGAGTGGCTGCGGCAACAGCTGGGCGGGCCCTTCAGCGACGCCTGGCTTGCCTGCAAACGTCAGGAGCTGGCCCGCTTCGAAAGTGAAGTCACCGACGCGGAAAAACGCGCCCATCACCATTAA